Proteins from a genomic interval of Pseudomonas paeninsulae:
- a CDS encoding L-threonylcarbamoyladenylate synthase: MSQFFQVHPENPQLRLIKQAVEIIRAGGVVIYPTDSSYALGCHIGDKNAVERIRRLRQLDDKHNFTLLCRDLSQIGLFAKVDTGAFRLLKNHTPGPYTFILNATREVPRMLLHPKRRTIGLRVPDHPIAQALLSELGEPLMSVSLILPGETLPMSDPYEMRQILEHQVDLIIDGGFGGLKASTVINLADDEPHIIRVGCGDPTPFGEA; encoded by the coding sequence TTGAGTCAATTTTTCCAGGTTCACCCGGAAAACCCACAGCTGCGCCTGATAAAACAGGCGGTGGAGATCATCAGGGCCGGCGGCGTGGTGATTTATCCCACCGATTCGTCCTATGCGCTCGGTTGCCATATCGGTGACAAGAATGCGGTTGAGCGTATTCGCCGTTTGCGCCAGTTGGACGACAAACACAACTTCACTCTGCTCTGTCGCGACCTGTCGCAGATCGGTCTGTTCGCCAAGGTCGATACTGGGGCCTTTCGGTTGCTGAAGAACCATACGCCGGGGCCTTACACCTTCATTCTCAATGCCACTCGCGAAGTGCCGCGCATGTTGCTGCACCCTAAGCGCCGCACCATTGGTCTGCGGGTACCCGATCACCCGATTGCCCAAGCGTTGCTCAGCGAACTCGGCGAGCCGCTGATGAGCGTCAGTCTGATTCTGCCGGGCGAGACGCTGCCGATGAGCGATCCCTATGAAATGCGCCAGATCCTCGAACATCAGGTCGACCTGATCATCGACGGTGGTTTTGGTGGGCTGAAGGCCTCGACCGTAATCAATCTGGCGGATGATGAGCCGCACATCATTCGCGTCGGCTGCGGTGATCCCACGCCTTTCGGCGAGGCGTGA
- a CDS encoding GGDEF domain-containing protein: MVTPSQTNTIDFDTAKLQRLGFSGNRAPSLRPISLAQLRQQLSMQLQTSLDVERILKLFFTAVQSLVPLNALTYQQPTADLRLELGERASHSAGYRLSHEGEYLGELVFRRQQRFSDAELSQLESLLASLLFPLRNALLYRAAVQSALRDPLTNTGNRIAMDQILLREIDLSRRNLQPLSLLMLDLDHFKQVNDNHGHSIGDRVLIDVAATLKSQLRNIDMVFRYGGEEFLVLLSGTCREAAAMVGERLRHAVQELQCLAQGRPIEVSISLGCASLLAGESAESLLQRADSALYVAKRDGRNRLSMAG; encoded by the coding sequence ATGGTTACTCCCAGTCAGACCAACACCATCGATTTCGATACGGCAAAGCTTCAGCGCCTGGGCTTTTCCGGCAATCGCGCGCCGTCCCTGCGCCCGATCAGCCTGGCGCAACTGCGTCAGCAACTCAGCATGCAACTGCAGACCAGCCTGGATGTCGAGCGCATCCTCAAACTGTTCTTTACTGCCGTGCAAAGCCTGGTGCCGCTCAATGCCCTGACCTATCAACAACCAACCGCCGACCTGCGCCTGGAGCTCGGCGAACGCGCCAGCCACTCGGCCGGTTACCGGCTGAGCCATGAGGGCGAATACCTCGGCGAGTTGGTTTTCCGCCGCCAACAGCGCTTCAGCGACGCGGAACTCAGCCAACTGGAGTCCCTGCTGGCCAGCTTGCTGTTCCCGCTGCGCAATGCCCTGCTATACCGTGCGGCAGTCCAGAGTGCACTGCGTGACCCGCTGACCAACACCGGCAACCGCATTGCCATGGATCAGATTCTGCTGCGTGAAATCGATCTGTCGCGACGCAATCTGCAACCACTCTCGCTGCTGATGCTCGACCTCGACCATTTCAAGCAGGTCAACGACAACCACGGCCATAGCATCGGCGACAGGGTATTGATCGACGTTGCCGCCACCCTGAAAAGCCAGCTACGCAACATCGACATGGTGTTTCGTTACGGCGGCGAAGAGTTTCTCGTACTGCTCTCGGGAACCTGCCGCGAAGCCGCCGCCATGGTCGGCGAGCGCCTACGGCATGCCGTGCAAGAGCTGCAATGTCTGGCCCAAGGCCGTCCGATCGAGGTGTCCATCAGCCTCGGCTGCGCGAGCCTGCTGGCGGGCGAGTCAGCAGAAAGCCTGCTGCAGCGCGCCGATAGCGCACTCTATGTAGCCAAGCGCGATGGACGTAATCGTCTGAGCATGGCTGGCTAA
- the rluB gene encoding 23S rRNA pseudouridine(2605) synthase RluB has product MSESEEYSPAGEKLQKVMARIGLASRREIEGWISAGRVKVNGAVAGLGQRVDLHDAIAIDGRLIKREEAAESVRRVILYNKPEGEICTRDDPEGRPTVFDRLPRPKEGRWINIGRLDINTTGLLMFTTDGELANRLMHPSYQMDREYAVRVRGEVDDEMIERLKAGVMLEDGPAKFTDIKVAPGGVGFNHWYHCVVMEGRNREVRRLWESQGLVVSRLKRVRFGPVFITSDLTMGRWREMSQREVDILSEEVGLKSVALPDMKEKTRDKLERLQRKSAKPVGRGERPQRTLRPSHGSPVAADRSGSGRTPRSEGGERAERTPRGEGGERVVRTPRSDGGAVRTPRADKGRTDQGRPAPSKGTPVAERPRDVNKKSPNKPKPMRPGVELSERPGRKPAAPAKRRTPSAGEGQRPGFGRGPRKPQ; this is encoded by the coding sequence ATGAGTGAATCCGAAGAATACAGTCCAGCCGGCGAAAAACTGCAGAAAGTCATGGCGCGCATAGGCCTGGCTTCACGCCGCGAAATCGAAGGCTGGATCAGCGCCGGCCGGGTCAAGGTCAATGGTGCGGTCGCGGGTCTCGGTCAGCGTGTCGACCTGCACGATGCCATCGCCATCGATGGCCGCTTGATCAAGCGCGAAGAAGCCGCCGAAAGCGTGCGCCGCGTGATCCTCTATAACAAGCCCGAAGGTGAGATCTGCACCCGCGACGACCCCGAAGGGCGTCCGACCGTGTTCGACCGTCTGCCGCGGCCGAAAGAAGGTCGCTGGATTAATATTGGTCGTCTCGACATCAATACCACCGGCTTGCTGATGTTCACCACCGACGGAGAGCTGGCCAACCGCTTGATGCATCCGTCCTACCAGATGGACCGCGAGTACGCGGTGCGCGTGCGCGGTGAAGTCGACGATGAAATGATCGAGCGGCTGAAAGCCGGGGTGATGCTCGAAGACGGTCCGGCCAAGTTCACCGATATCAAGGTGGCGCCGGGCGGTGTGGGCTTCAACCACTGGTACCACTGCGTGGTGATGGAAGGGCGTAACCGCGAAGTGCGCCGTCTGTGGGAGTCCCAGGGCTTGGTAGTCAGCCGCTTGAAGCGCGTGCGTTTCGGTCCGGTATTTATCACCTCGGATCTGACCATGGGTCGCTGGCGTGAAATGAGCCAGCGCGAAGTGGATATTCTCAGCGAGGAAGTTGGCCTCAAGTCGGTCGCCTTGCCGGACATGAAAGAAAAAACCCGCGACAAGCTCGAGCGTCTGCAGCGCAAGTCGGCCAAGCCGGTTGGTCGCGGCGAACGTCCGCAGCGGACTCTGCGCCCATCCCATGGCAGCCCTGTTGCCGCTGATCGTTCGGGTTCCGGGCGTACTCCGCGCAGCGAGGGTGGTGAGCGTGCAGAGCGTACCCCGCGCGGCGAAGGCGGTGAACGTGTAGTGCGTACTCCGCGCAGTGACGGTGGTGCTGTGCGTACGCCGCGCGCAGACAAGGGCCGTACGGATCAGGGTCGTCCTGCTCCGAGCAAAGGGACGCCAGTTGCCGAGCGGCCGCGGGATGTCAACAAGAAGAGTCCGAACAAGCCCAAGCCTATGCGTCCGGGCGTCGAGCTGAGCGAGCGCCCTGGGCGCAAGCCGGCCGCGCCAGCCAAGCGCCGCACCCCGTCCGCGGGCGAAGGGCAGCGCCCAGGCTTTGGCCGTGGCCCGCGCAAGCCGCAGTAG
- the scpB gene encoding SMC-Scp complex subunit ScpB — MNLSNPRELASLLEAFLFASGKPQSLERLFELFEEVERPEPAVFKKALERLRQSCEGRAFELVEVASGYRLQVREIYAPWVGRLWEERPQRYSRAMLETLALIAYRQPITRGEIEDIRGVAVNSHIVKTLLEREWIRVVGYRDVPGKPAMLATTKAFLDHFNLQSLDQLPPLAALRELEPEPLLAFDDDLAAPQSLQARADLALADEPVVEASEETSFSSLLAELDSMEQGLKTDFDDFSAPAVDEVEGEELTETTDEQEPPGH; from the coding sequence ATGAACCTGAGCAATCCCCGCGAACTGGCCAGCCTGCTGGAAGCCTTCTTGTTCGCCTCCGGCAAGCCGCAATCGTTGGAGCGTCTGTTCGAGCTGTTCGAGGAAGTGGAGCGCCCCGAACCGGCGGTGTTCAAAAAAGCCCTGGAGCGGCTGCGCCAGTCCTGCGAAGGGCGAGCCTTCGAGTTGGTCGAGGTGGCTTCCGGTTACCGCCTGCAAGTACGCGAGATCTACGCACCCTGGGTCGGCCGTTTGTGGGAAGAGCGGCCACAGCGTTATTCGCGGGCCATGCTCGAGACCCTGGCGCTGATTGCCTACCGGCAGCCGATTACCCGCGGCGAGATCGAGGATATTCGCGGCGTGGCGGTCAACAGCCATATCGTCAAAACCTTGCTGGAGCGCGAGTGGATCCGCGTGGTCGGTTACCGCGACGTGCCGGGCAAGCCGGCGATGCTGGCGACCACCAAGGCGTTTCTCGATCACTTCAATCTGCAGAGTCTCGACCAGCTACCGCCGTTGGCGGCACTGCGTGAGCTGGAGCCCGAGCCGTTGCTGGCCTTCGATGACGACCTCGCTGCGCCGCAAAGCCTGCAGGCCCGCGCCGACCTGGCGCTCGCCGATGAGCCGGTGGTGGAGGCAAGCGAGGAAACCAGCTTCAGCAGCCTGCTGGCCGAACTGGACTCCATGGAGCAGGGCTTGAAGACCGATTTCGATGATTTTTCCGCGCCGGCGGTGGACGAGGTCGAAGGCGAGGAGCTGACGGAGACCACCGATGAGCAGGAGCCGCCGGGTCACTGA
- a CDS encoding PA2779 family protein — protein sequence MKITAPTFAILAALLLLPPLTAQAGMIGTQEVIAEQTAQADRVKVSEFLNRADVEERLQTMDVPAALARSRVDALTPAETATLAQRIDALPAGGALSGTDFVVILLVALLVVLIL from the coding sequence ATGAAAATTACCGCCCCAACTTTCGCCATTCTGGCAGCATTGCTGCTTCTGCCGCCGCTAACCGCTCAGGCCGGCATGATCGGCACCCAAGAAGTCATTGCCGAGCAGACCGCTCAAGCCGATCGCGTCAAAGTCAGTGAGTTCCTCAACCGCGCCGACGTCGAGGAGCGTTTGCAAACCATGGATGTTCCCGCGGCCCTGGCCCGTAGCCGGGTGGATGCCCTGACGCCCGCGGAGACAGCCACCCTCGCCCAGCGGATAGATGCCTTACCGGCCGGCGGTGCACTCAGCGGCACCGACTTCGTCGTCATCCTGCTGGTGGCGCTGCTGGTGGTGCTGATTCTGTAA
- a CDS encoding segregation and condensation protein A, producing the protein MEVFLEAFEGPLDLLLYLIRKQNIDVLDIPVAEITRQYMGYVELMQSVRLELAAEYLVMAAMLAEIKSRMLLPRSSEAPEEEDDPRAELIRRLQEYERYKAAAEGLDMLPRVGRDLTVPRLDAPLAQARKLLPEVNLEELLLSMAQVLRRADMFESHQVSRETLSTRERMSEVLERLKGGAFVPFVELFTAEEGRLGVVVTFMAVLELIKESLVELVQNEAFGPIHVRARAE; encoded by the coding sequence CTGGAGGTATTTCTCGAAGCCTTCGAAGGCCCCCTGGACCTGCTGCTCTACCTGATCCGCAAACAGAATATCGATGTGCTGGACATTCCCGTGGCGGAAATCACCCGCCAGTACATGGGCTATGTCGAGTTGATGCAGTCGGTGCGCCTAGAGCTGGCCGCCGAGTACCTGGTGATGGCGGCGATGCTCGCCGAGATCAAGTCGCGCATGCTGCTGCCGCGTTCGAGCGAGGCGCCAGAGGAAGAAGACGATCCGCGCGCCGAGCTGATTCGTCGCCTGCAGGAATACGAGCGCTACAAAGCCGCTGCCGAAGGCCTCGATATGCTGCCGCGGGTCGGCCGCGACCTGACGGTGCCGCGCCTGGATGCGCCGCTGGCTCAAGCGCGCAAGCTACTGCCGGAGGTCAATCTGGAGGAGCTGTTGCTGTCGATGGCGCAGGTGTTGCGCCGCGCCGATATGTTCGAAAGTCACCAGGTCAGTCGTGAGACGCTGTCGACTCGCGAGCGCATGAGCGAAGTGCTGGAGCGTCTCAAGGGCGGCGCTTTCGTGCCTTTTGTCGAGCTCTTCACGGCTGAGGAGGGGCGTCTGGGCGTGGTGGTGACTTTTATGGCGGTGCTCGAGCTGATCAAGGAATCGTTGGTCGAGCTGGTGCAGAATGAAGCCTTTGGCCCCATCCACGTGCGCGCGCGAGCTGAATGA
- a CDS encoding tryptophan--tRNA ligase yields MSLVDSERRVLSGMRPSGRLHLGHYHGVLKSWIKLQHEYECFFCIVDWHALTTNYQGVGPISQHVMDMAVDWLAAGVSPSSATLFIQSQVPEHAELHLLLSMITPLSWLERVPSYKERQDRLQGRELATYGFLGYPLLQAADILLYRAGVVPVGADQLAHIEFAREVARRFNHLYGREPGFELKAEAAIRKLGKKTATLYNNLRKAYQQQGDVEALETAKALLKEQQSVTIGDKERLFGYLEGGGKVLLPEPRPLLSGAPTLPGLDGGKMSTSSGNAIFLRDSSAEVEEKIRRMPTDPARVHRDDPGNPAHCPVWPLHEIYTSEETRAALQQGCKSAGIGCLDCKGPLIEAVQKELQPLQARAADYQDNPELLRNILAEGAERARNEARETLTEVRLALGLNYR; encoded by the coding sequence TTGAGCCTTGTTGATTCCGAACGCCGCGTGCTGTCCGGCATGCGTCCCAGTGGCCGTTTGCACCTTGGTCATTATCATGGCGTGCTGAAAAGCTGGATCAAGTTGCAGCACGAATACGAATGCTTTTTCTGCATCGTCGACTGGCACGCACTGACGACCAACTACCAGGGTGTCGGGCCGATCTCCCAGCATGTCATGGACATGGCGGTGGATTGGCTGGCCGCTGGGGTCAGCCCCAGTTCTGCGACCTTGTTCATCCAGTCGCAAGTGCCGGAGCACGCCGAACTGCATCTACTGCTGTCGATGATCACCCCGCTTAGCTGGCTGGAGCGGGTGCCGTCCTACAAGGAGCGGCAAGACCGGCTGCAGGGCAGGGAACTCGCCACCTATGGTTTTCTGGGTTATCCGTTGCTGCAGGCGGCGGATATCCTGCTGTACCGAGCGGGGGTGGTGCCGGTTGGCGCCGATCAATTAGCGCATATCGAGTTCGCCCGCGAAGTGGCTCGCCGTTTCAATCATCTCTATGGCCGTGAGCCGGGCTTCGAGCTGAAAGCCGAGGCGGCAATCCGCAAGCTCGGCAAGAAAACCGCCACGCTCTACAACAATTTGCGCAAGGCGTACCAGCAGCAGGGTGACGTCGAGGCCCTGGAAACCGCCAAGGCGTTGCTTAAAGAGCAACAGAGCGTCACCATCGGCGACAAGGAGCGGCTGTTCGGTTACCTGGAAGGTGGCGGCAAGGTGTTGCTGCCCGAGCCGCGCCCCTTGCTCAGCGGTGCGCCAACGTTGCCGGGGCTGGATGGCGGGAAAATGTCCACGTCCAGCGGCAATGCAATTTTTCTGCGTGACAGCAGTGCCGAAGTCGAAGAGAAAATCAGGCGCATGCCCACTGATCCGGCGCGGGTGCACCGGGACGATCCAGGTAATCCTGCTCATTGCCCGGTTTGGCCGCTGCACGAGATTTACACCAGTGAAGAGACGCGTGCTGCACTGCAGCAAGGCTGCAAGAGTGCCGGCATCGGTTGTCTGGACTGCAAGGGACCATTGATCGAGGCCGTGCAGAAAGAGCTGCAACCCTTGCAGGCGCGTGCCGCCGATTACCAGGACAACCCCGAGTTGCTGCGCAATATCCTCGCCGAGGGCGCCGAGCGTGCGCGCAATGAAGCACGGGAAACCCTGACCGAGGTGCGCCTGGCCTTGGGTTTGAATTACCGCTGA